One stretch of Acidobacteriota bacterium DNA includes these proteins:
- a CDS encoding succinate dehydrogenase/fumarate reductase iron-sulfur subunit, translating to MPLKIAVRRFEPQSSSRHWASYVVELGPGKTVADALLDIQETQDATLAFRCSCRSGICGACAGIVNGAPRLLCQTLLGGVPPARDDTTGADLLVEPLPSFPVLRDLVVDMTGFFDALAQFQAWLVPNSRYEGSIGQDRSEQLWKVTTCVLCGICDPGQGVERRIPNPSVVARILRLAFDPRDAVGRDRLRALQSLDPPARARLAERLALVCPAGVDIRPLIEQMGSEA from the coding sequence GTGCCCTTGAAGATTGCGGTACGGCGGTTCGAGCCCCAGTCCAGTTCGCGTCACTGGGCCAGTTATGTCGTGGAGCTGGGGCCGGGCAAGACGGTTGCGGATGCGCTTCTCGACATCCAGGAGACCCAGGACGCGACGCTCGCATTCAGGTGTTCCTGCAGGAGCGGCATCTGCGGCGCCTGCGCGGGCATCGTCAACGGCGCGCCGCGCCTGTTGTGCCAAACGCTGCTCGGCGGCGTCCCACCCGCACGCGACGACACGACCGGGGCAGATCTCCTCGTGGAACCGCTGCCGTCGTTTCCCGTACTCCGGGACCTGGTCGTGGACATGACCGGCTTCTTTGACGCGCTGGCGCAATTCCAGGCGTGGCTGGTCCCGAACTCCCGATACGAGGGCTCGATCGGGCAGGATCGGTCCGAGCAGTTGTGGAAGGTGACGACGTGCGTCTTGTGCGGCATCTGCGACCCCGGGCAGGGTGTCGAAAGAAGGATTCCGAATCCGTCCGTCGTCGCGCGCATCCTGCGCCTCGCCTTCGACCCGCGCGACGCGGTCGGCCGCGACCGCCTGCGAGCGCTGCAGTCGCTGGATCCGCCGGCGCGCGCCCGGCTGGCCGAGCGCCTCGCGCTCGTGTGTCCGGCGGGCGTGGATATTCGACCGCTGATCGAGCAGATGGGGAGCGAGGCGTGA